A part of Saccharomonospora amisosensis genomic DNA contains:
- the mdlC gene encoding benzoylformate decarboxylase, with protein sequence MGSVRDVTRDLLREYGLTTVFGNPGTTEIPFLTDWPSDFRYVLGLQESVVVAMADGYAQATRRPVLVNLHSAGGVGHALGSLYTAHRNRSPLIIMAGQQTRSLLLEDPFLGATDAAEFPKPYVKWSSEPARAQDVPAALARAYHTAAQPPYGPVFVSVPADDWDSESAPVAARRALAGFAPDPEALAELADALSASVSPAIVVGAAVDQDGAVDDVVALAEKVKAGVYVSPMSGRCSFPEDHPLFLGFLTPERIALAQSLAGHDLVVVLGAPAFTYHVYRGEPDIALPPMFVVSDDEQVLARAPYGTGIRSTTKPAVTQLAAAVSGSRAAAPAPLERPPRPAQQTPVSGGYVYSVLAELLPSDAIVVEEAPSHRNVLHDHLPITARDTGFLAAASGTLGWAVPAAVGAAIARPGRKVVCVVGDGSSMYSIQALWTAAVEQAPVTFVILDNTQYAAVRILGEAMGGQKLPGVDLGGIDFGALASGMGCSAYKAERPDELKPALGAALADPRPSLVHVRVDPSPERIY encoded by the coding sequence ATGGGATCGGTACGCGATGTCACGCGAGACCTGCTGCGTGAATACGGACTCACCACCGTTTTCGGGAACCCGGGCACCACCGAGATCCCGTTTCTGACCGACTGGCCCTCCGACTTCCGGTACGTGTTGGGGCTGCAGGAGTCGGTGGTGGTCGCGATGGCCGACGGCTACGCGCAGGCCACCAGGCGGCCGGTGCTGGTGAACCTGCACTCCGCGGGCGGTGTCGGACACGCACTCGGCAGCCTCTACACCGCGCACCGCAACCGATCGCCGCTGATCATCATGGCGGGCCAGCAGACCCGGTCGCTGTTGCTGGAGGACCCGTTCCTCGGCGCCACGGACGCCGCGGAGTTCCCCAAGCCCTACGTGAAGTGGAGCAGCGAGCCTGCCCGCGCGCAGGACGTGCCCGCCGCGCTGGCACGCGCGTATCACACGGCTGCCCAACCGCCTTACGGCCCGGTGTTCGTCTCCGTTCCCGCCGACGACTGGGACAGCGAGTCCGCTCCGGTCGCGGCCAGGCGCGCGCTCGCGGGGTTCGCCCCCGACCCGGAAGCGCTGGCCGAGTTGGCCGATGCGTTGTCGGCCAGCGTTTCACCCGCGATCGTGGTCGGCGCCGCAGTGGACCAGGACGGCGCGGTCGACGATGTGGTCGCACTCGCCGAGAAGGTGAAGGCGGGGGTGTACGTCAGCCCGATGTCGGGCCGATGCTCCTTCCCCGAGGACCATCCGCTGTTCCTCGGCTTCCTGACGCCCGAACGCATCGCGCTGGCGCAGTCCCTGGCCGGGCACGATCTGGTGGTCGTCCTCGGCGCACCCGCGTTCACCTACCACGTCTACCGTGGCGAGCCGGACATCGCGCTGCCACCGATGTTCGTGGTCAGTGACGACGAGCAGGTACTGGCGAGGGCGCCGTACGGAACCGGTATCCGGTCGACGACCAAGCCTGCCGTGACCCAGCTCGCGGCCGCCGTTTCGGGTTCTCGTGCCGCCGCTCCCGCGCCACTGGAGCGCCCGCCGCGACCGGCGCAGCAGACTCCGGTGTCCGGCGGCTACGTCTACAGCGTGCTCGCCGAATTGCTGCCGTCCGACGCGATCGTGGTGGAGGAGGCGCCCAGTCATCGCAACGTGCTGCACGACCACCTGCCGATCACCGCTCGTGACACCGGTTTCCTCGCCGCCGCGAGCGGCACGCTCGGTTGGGCGGTTCCCGCCGCTGTGGGAGCCGCCATCGCCAGGCCGGGGCGCAAGGTGGTGTGCGTTGTCGGCGATGGTTCGAGCATGTACAGCATCCAGGCACTGTGGACAGCGGCGGTGGAACAGGCGCCGGTGACGTTCGTGATCCTGGACAACACCCAGTACGCGGCGGTGCGCATCCTTGGGGAGGCGATGGGCGGCCAGAAGTTGCCCGGCGTTGATCTCGGCGGAATCGACTTCGGCGCACTCGCGTCCGGGATGGGTTGCTCCGCCTACAAGGCCGAGCGGCCGGACGAACTCAAGCCCGCGCTCGGTGCGGCACTGGCCGACCCTCGCCCGAGCCTCGTGCACGTTCGGGTAGACCCCAGCCCGGAGCGGATCTACTGA
- a CDS encoding YciI family protein → MAKFVAIGYGDREGYERTDPRLRDDAHAHDQRLRDNGVLIGIAGTAVQVRNHAAEGVETETGPFLRSSLPLAGFSVLAAATIAEAVELVAHTPCAVAHGVVEVWPLE, encoded by the coding sequence ATGGCGAAGTTCGTGGCGATCGGATACGGCGATCGGGAGGGTTACGAGCGGACCGACCCCCGGCTGCGAGACGATGCGCACGCGCACGACCAGCGGCTGCGGGACAACGGCGTGCTCATCGGGATCGCGGGGACGGCAGTGCAGGTGCGCAACCACGCCGCGGAGGGGGTCGAGACGGAAACCGGCCCGTTCCTGCGGTCCTCGCTGCCCTTGGCCGGGTTCTCGGTGTTAGCAGCGGCGACGATCGCGGAAGCCGTCGAGTTGGTCGCGCACACACCGTGCGCCGTCGCCCACGGTGTCGTCGAGGTCTGGCCGCTCGAGTAG
- a CDS encoding ABC transporter ATP-binding protein — protein MATMLEVTGLTHRYGGADSDHLAVNELTFSVETGQLACIVGPSGCGKSTLLRCISGLIRPSGGEVKLHGDRVDGVPEDLAVVFQDYSRSLFPWLSVRQNVEFPLRWKKLSRTERRQRAEEALEWVGLPGVGGKYPWQLSGGMQQRVSIARALARRPALLLMDEPFASVDAQTRFELEDLLRGVQVQNHSTVLLVTHDIDESVYLGDRVLVLSKSPASIVADLTVNLPAERDQIATREAPEFVSLRGEVARLLHGGAPATAKPSA, from the coding sequence ATGGCAACGATGTTGGAGGTGACCGGCCTCACCCACCGCTATGGTGGCGCGGACAGCGATCACCTCGCGGTGAACGAACTGACGTTCAGCGTCGAAACGGGGCAGTTGGCCTGCATTGTCGGGCCCTCCGGCTGTGGCAAGTCGACGCTGCTTCGCTGCATCAGCGGGCTCATCCGCCCTTCGGGCGGTGAGGTCAAGCTGCACGGTGACAGGGTGGACGGGGTACCGGAGGACCTGGCCGTGGTGTTCCAGGACTACAGCCGCTCGCTGTTCCCGTGGCTGTCCGTGCGGCAGAACGTGGAGTTCCCGCTGCGCTGGAAGAAGCTCAGCCGAACCGAACGCAGGCAACGGGCAGAGGAAGCGCTTGAGTGGGTTGGCCTGCCCGGTGTCGGCGGGAAGTACCCGTGGCAGCTTTCCGGTGGCATGCAGCAACGGGTCTCGATCGCGAGGGCACTGGCGCGGCGGCCCGCCCTGCTGCTGATGGACGAGCCGTTCGCGTCCGTGGACGCGCAGACCCGGTTCGAGTTGGAGGACCTGCTGCGCGGGGTGCAGGTGCAAAACCACAGCACGGTCCTGCTGGTGACGCACGACATCGACGAGAGCGTCTACCTCGGTGACCGGGTGCTCGTGCTGTCGAAATCGCCGGCTTCGATCGTCGCCGACCTCACGGTCAACCTGCCCGCGGAGCGCGACCAGATCGCTACCAGGGAGGCGCCGGAGTTCGTCTCGCTGCGCGGCGAGGTGGCCAGGCTGCTGCACGGTGGCGCCCCAGCCACCGCGAAGCCGTCGGCCTGA